One Methylomarinovum tepidoasis DNA window includes the following coding sequences:
- a CDS encoding DUF4340 domain-containing protein, with amino-acid sequence MRHGWLTIAALFLLVAGLGGWVWWLQHQPQEKSKPALADIDPETVRHITVRHRETEIVFERSDGGWRMRQPYEARVDSYRIEQVLALPKTESQASYPVSGDGLRKFGLEPPRAEVVLEKVPFRFGNQNPIDFRRYVQTADGRVHLIEDTLFHLLTSPPTDWIDTRLLPEGELQELVLPGWHLSRTKTGGWRAEPELAPERLQHWIDEWRLARAIQITPFEGPVPADKAEIRIRSVGREIRFLVLQREPELILLHPERKLRYHFYGRIGHRLLQPPEPASKD; translated from the coding sequence ATGCGCCACGGCTGGCTCACCATCGCGGCACTGTTCCTGCTCGTCGCCGGGCTCGGCGGCTGGGTGTGGTGGCTGCAACACCAACCGCAGGAGAAGAGCAAACCGGCGCTGGCCGACATCGATCCTGAAACCGTCCGCCACATCACCGTCCGCCACAGGGAGACGGAAATCGTATTCGAACGCAGCGACGGCGGCTGGCGGATGCGCCAACCCTACGAAGCCCGGGTCGACAGCTACCGTATCGAGCAGGTGCTGGCGCTGCCCAAGACCGAAAGCCAGGCCAGCTACCCGGTCAGCGGGGATGGTTTGCGCAAGTTCGGCCTCGAGCCCCCGCGGGCGGAAGTGGTGCTGGAGAAGGTGCCTTTCCGCTTCGGCAATCAGAATCCCATCGACTTTCGCCGCTACGTCCAGACCGCCGACGGCCGGGTCCATCTGATCGAAGACACCCTGTTCCATCTGCTGACCTCCCCCCCCACCGACTGGATCGACACCCGCCTGCTGCCCGAAGGCGAACTGCAGGAACTCGTGCTGCCCGGCTGGCACCTGTCCCGGACCAAGACGGGCGGCTGGCGCGCCGAACCGGAACTGGCCCCGGAGCGCCTGCAGCACTGGATCGATGAATGGCGGCTGGCCCGCGCCATCCAGATCACCCCCTTCGAAGGCCCGGTGCCCGCAGACAAAGCGGAAATCCGGATCCGGTCGGTGGGCCGGGAGATCCGCTTCCTGGTGCTGCAACGGGAGCCGGAGCTGATTCTGCTGCACCCGGAGCGGAAGCTGCGTTACCACTTCTACGGCCGGATCGGCCACCGGCTGCTGCAACCGCCGGAACCGGCATCCAAGGACTGA